A DNA window from Solanum lycopersicum chromosome 3, SLM_r2.1 contains the following coding sequences:
- the LOC138347754 gene encoding uncharacterized protein produces MVRTRATTTSTPTPARQETTEPATGAVARGRTAARGRGRGRGRTSSRGRGRTPSPSDTRAVTPATTEEVIREGEDGETEQVQNEETPPQPTPEMINQVLAYLSGLSDQGQAPPVFSAPTPLVSEVQHATTMAPRMDVPLEIGTFSRLTTGPIMTNDQHELFSKFLKLKPQVFKGAESEDVYDFLVDCHELLHKMGIVERFGLEFVTYQFQGNAKMWWRSHVECQPIEAPPMTWASFSSLFMEKYIPRTLRDRKRNEFLSLEQGRMSVNAYEAKFRALSRYATQLCFNPQERIRRFVKGLRSELRISALQIAATAKSFQEVVDFVIEVEGVKPNDFTTTSTSKRLRKGGEFNGSYTRGQGSGSYSVRPIQSSLQTVVGGPPQTGQHFSEGHMIDSKECYGCGEIGHIRRNCPRPSYRPPKARGRGGHGRGRFSGGRGGRGNSGHQNGRGNGQTGATTSQHGRGNGQTSDRAHCYAFPGRSEAEASDAVITGNLLVCDCMASALFDPGSTFSYVSSSFANGLNLHCELLDMPIRVSTPVGESVVVEKVYRSCLVNFVGSNTYVDLVILEMDDFDVILGMTFLSPQFAILDCNAKMVTLAKPGTDPLVWEGDYTSNPVRIVSFLRARKMISKGCLAFLAHLKDDTTQVPSIEAVSVVREFLDVFPADLPGMPPDRDIDFCIDLEPGTRPIPIPPYRMAPAELRELKAQLQELLNKGFIRPSASPWGAPVFFVKKKDGSFRMCIDYRQLNKVTIKNKYPLPRIDDLFDQLQGACVFSKIDLRSGYHQLKIRATDVPKTAFRTRYGHYEFVVMSFGLTNAPAAFMSLMNGIFKPYLDLFVIVFIDDILVYSKSKKEHEEHLRMVLEMLREKKLYAKFSKCEF; encoded by the coding sequence atggttagaactagagcaacgactacgtcaacaccaacaccggccagacaagaaacaacggagccagccactggggctgtggctcgaggaagaacagcggcgaggggccgtggtagaggtcgtgggaggacgtcctctagagggagaggacgaacacctagcccatcggatactagggcagtgactcccgcaacgactgaggaagtaataagagaaggggaggatggggaaactgaacaagtgcaaaatgaggaaacgccaccccaacctaccccagagatgatcaatcaggttctggcttatcttagcgggttatctgatcaaggtcaggcacctccagtgttttctgcgccaacacctctggtttcagaagtacaacatgcgactactatggctccccgcatggatgttccattggaaataggcacgttttcacgtctgactactgggcctataatgacaaatgatcagcatgaacttttcagtaagttcttgaaattgaaacctcaggtcttcaagggtgctgaatcggaggatgtctatgattttctggttgactgtcacgagttactacacaagatgggtatagtagaacggtttggtttggagtttgtgacttatcagtttcaagggaacgccaaaatgtggtggcggtcacatgtcgagtgtcaaccaatagaggcaccacctatgacttgggcctcattctctagtttgtttatggagaagtatatcccccggactttgagggataggaaaaggaatgagttcttgagcctagagcaaggtaggatgtcggttaatgcttatgaggctaagtttcgtgcactatccagatatgccactcaactctgtttcaatcctcaagagcggattcgccggtttgtgaaggggttgaggtcagaattgcggatttcggccttacagatagcggcaacggcaaaatccttccaagaggtggtagactttgtgatagaagtggaaggagtgaagccaaacgacttcaccacaacatcgacatcaaaaaggcttcgaaagggaggtgagtttaatggttcttacactagaggacagggttcgggaagttactcagtccgaccaattcagtcttcactacagactgtagttgggggaccacctcagaccggtcaacacttctccgaggggcatatgatcgactccaaagaatgttatggatgtggggagattggacatattaggaggaattgtcccagaccaagttacagacccccaaaagctagaggtagaggtggtcatggtagaggccgtttttctggagggcgtggtggtcgaggtaatagtggtcaccaaaacggcagaggtaatgggcaaactggggccactacatcacaacatggtaggggaaacGGACAGACGagcgatagggcccattgttacgctttccctgggcggtcagaagcggaggcatctgatgctgtcatcacaggtaatcttctggtttgtgattgcatggcttctgcattgtttgatcctggatccacgttttcttatgtatcttcctcatttgctaatggtctaaatttacattgtgaattacttgatatgcctattcgtgtctctactccggtgggtgagtctgtggtagttgaaaaggtatataggtcttgtttggtaaactttgtggggagcaacacttatgtagatttggttatcttagaaatggatgattttgatgtgattctgggcaTGACTTttctttctccgcaatttgcaatcttggattgtaatgctaaaatggtgacgttagccaagcctgggacagacccgttagtgtgggagggtgactacacttccaatccggtccgcatcgtctcctttcttcgtgctaggaaaatgattagtaaagggtgtttagctttcttggcacatctcaaggatgacactacccaagtaccttcgattgaggcggtttcagtagttcgtgagtttctggatgtgttccctgcagatcttcctggtatgccaccggatagggatattgacttctgtattgatcttgaacccggtactcgccccattcctatacccccttatagaatggctcccgcggagttaagagagttaaaagcacaacttcaagagttattgaacaaaggcttcattagaccaagtgcatctccttggggtgctccggttttttttgtaaagaagaaggatgggagttttcggatgtgcatagactacagacaactgaataaagtaactattaagaacaagtaccctcttccccgcattgatgatttgttcgatcagttacaaggtgcttgtgtcttctctaagattgacttgagatccggttatcatcaattgaaaatacgggcaacggatgtgccaaagactgcttttcgaacgaggtatgggcattacgaatttgtagtgatgtcctttggtcttacgaatgcccctgctgcgttcatgagcttgatgaacgggatttttaagccatatttggacctcttcgtgatcgtatttattgatgatatattggtatactcaaagagcaagaaggaacatgaagagcatttgagaatggtattggaaatgttgagggagaaaaagctttatgccaagttctctaagtgtgagttt